In Rubrobacter naiadicus, the following are encoded in one genomic region:
- a CDS encoding glycoside hydrolase, with protein MGEMRLGFGEKISRRDLLKLGVTGAAAAAIAAGGRKPWFLSEDRSSVASVRKDPSQIMQGFGASGAWWPNDLVHFDPGVQRRVGELLFDREKGIGLSVYRYNIGGGGVGVRIPEHAPQTFLVRPGVYDWSRDPGGRLFLELAAGHGVPIIVGFANSAPAIWITNHLNTGGYLIRGAEPHYARYLADVAEHFRSEGITLSYISPMNEPDYVWGGGVQEGMAVPIIQRAILVEHLGRELARRAPHSRVVADESSQVGSQFIPEVPAWMNVPAAAEQVAALAHHTYDYPDDATLRRARRLVGEFFDRPLWMTEISCWDSRTKTYGRQYDPTMTNALWMAGAIHQDLTQANDAAWHWWVALSSALGCDPMKDPSCPYRMNYLGYDKGLIYYDPDYRENGNQQLYLTKRYWVMGNFSRFVRPGYLRHDVLGAPAGLKVLAFSGGGGWQIVATNDSRSPRTLRLRLPEPHLHPTAAYETSESRNLEPVAPPSVHRDLLVAALSPRSVTTLLLQRRRRA; from the coding sequence ATGGGTGAGATGCGTTTGGGATTCGGAGAGAAGATCAGTCGGAGGGACCTCCTGAAGCTCGGGGTGACCGGAGCCGCCGCGGCGGCCATCGCCGCGGGCGGTAGGAAGCCCTGGTTCCTATCGGAGGACCGTTCCTCTGTGGCATCCGTCAGGAAGGACCCTTCCCAGATCATGCAGGGCTTCGGGGCGTCGGGGGCCTGGTGGCCCAACGACCTCGTCCACTTCGACCCCGGGGTGCAGAGGAGGGTGGGCGAGCTCCTCTTCGACCGGGAGAAGGGGATAGGGCTCAGCGTCTACCGCTACAACATCGGCGGGGGAGGGGTGGGGGTGAGGATCCCCGAGCACGCGCCCCAGACCTTCCTGGTGCGTCCCGGCGTCTACGACTGGAGCCGCGACCCGGGCGGAAGGCTCTTCCTGGAGCTCGCCGCCGGGCATGGGGTCCCGATCATCGTCGGTTTCGCGAACAGCGCCCCTGCGATCTGGATCACCAACCACCTGAACACGGGTGGGTACCTGATCCGCGGCGCCGAACCGCACTACGCCCGCTACCTGGCGGACGTGGCGGAGCATTTCCGGAGCGAGGGTATAACCCTCTCGTACATAAGCCCGATGAACGAGCCGGACTACGTCTGGGGCGGGGGGGTGCAGGAGGGGATGGCCGTCCCGATCATCCAGCGGGCGATACTGGTCGAGCACCTGGGGCGGGAGCTCGCCCGCCGCGCCCCGCACTCGCGCGTCGTCGCCGACGAGTCGAGCCAGGTGGGCAGCCAGTTCATCCCCGAGGTCCCGGCCTGGATGAACGTCCCGGCAGCGGCGGAGCAGGTCGCAGCCCTCGCCCACCACACGTACGACTACCCGGACGACGCGACGCTCCGGCGGGCCCGGCGGCTCGTCGGGGAGTTCTTCGACCGCCCGCTGTGGATGACCGAGATCAGCTGCTGGGACAGCCGGACGAAGACCTATGGCCGGCAGTACGACCCGACGATGACCAATGCGCTGTGGATGGCCGGCGCGATTCATCAGGACCTCACCCAGGCGAACGACGCGGCCTGGCACTGGTGGGTCGCGCTCTCTTCTGCCCTCGGCTGTGACCCGATGAAAGACCCCTCCTGTCCCTACCGTATGAACTACCTCGGCTACGACAAGGGCCTCATCTACTACGACCCGGACTACCGGGAGAACGGCAACCAGCAGCTCTACCTGACCAAGCGCTACTGGGTCATGGGTAACTTCAGCCGCTTCGTCCGCCCCGGATACCTGCGCCACGACGTGCTCGGCGCTCCCGCGGGCCTCAAGGTGCTGGCTTTCTCGGGCGGTGGCGGGTGGCAGATCGTCGCCACGAACGACTCCCGCTCACCTCGCACCCTGCGCCTGCGCCTCCCAGAGCCGCACCTTCATCCTACCGCCGCCTACGAGACGAGCGAGAGCCGCAACCTCGAGCCGGTGGCCCCGCCGTCGGTGCACCGCGACCTGCTCG